A stretch of the Saccharolobus caldissimus genome encodes the following:
- the taw21 gene encoding tRNA 4-demethylwyosine(37)-methyltransferase Taw21 translates to MSIKEQARKQGIWKRVEIIGDIAVIGIPFDKKPEDLINVANYIMSRLPYIKAVWGRYRDVSGPYRLPTYYHIAGEKRSETIYKEHGCRYYLDFTKVFFSEKLSFEHLRVAKQVRRGEVIINMFSGFGPFSILSAVLGKPKIVYSIDINPYAYYYLMANVELNRAYEVLPIYGDAFIRIYDLEDADRIIAPLPELADKAYEIALQKIKKGGIIHLYTEIETKKGEDPIKIAMSKYSGSYYARIVRSVKPYTYHVVVDIKVN, encoded by the coding sequence ATGTCGATAAAAGAACAAGCAAGGAAACAAGGCATTTGGAAAAGAGTTGAAATAATAGGGGACATTGCAGTAATAGGTATTCCCTTCGATAAGAAACCAGAGGACTTAATTAATGTAGCGAACTACATAATGTCAAGGCTGCCCTATATTAAAGCGGTCTGGGGAAGATATAGAGACGTTTCTGGTCCATATAGACTTCCTACTTATTATCATATAGCTGGTGAAAAGAGAAGTGAGACCATATACAAGGAACATGGATGTAGATATTATTTAGATTTTACAAAGGTGTTTTTCTCAGAAAAATTATCCTTTGAACATTTAAGAGTTGCTAAGCAAGTTAGGCGAGGAGAAGTAATTATAAATATGTTTTCTGGATTTGGTCCGTTTTCCATCTTATCTGCGGTATTAGGAAAGCCTAAAATAGTGTATTCTATAGATATAAACCCCTACGCATATTATTATCTAATGGCTAACGTAGAACTTAATAGAGCTTATGAGGTATTACCAATCTACGGCGATGCATTCATTAGGATTTATGATCTTGAAGATGCTGATAGAATAATAGCACCTCTCCCAGAATTAGCTGATAAAGCCTACGAGATAGCTCTTCAAAAAATAAAGAAAGGTGGCATTATTCATCTTTATACCGAAATAGAGACTAAAAAGGGGGAAGATCCGATAAAAATTGCAATGAGTAAATATTCTGGATCTTATTATGCTAGAATTGTTAGAAGTGTAAAACCTTATACATATCACGTAGTAGTTGACATAAAGGTGAATTAG